A single genomic interval of Microbacterium hydrocarbonoxydans harbors:
- a CDS encoding DedA family protein, whose amino-acid sequence MHHAALIPWLDPATIIGSAGPWALLVVCFIVFAETGLLVGFLLPGDTLLVISGLLSHPIAGSEHGVFGLNVWIVALLIGLSAFVGGEVGYLIGHKGGPAVFERKESGLFSKKNVERTNAFFERFGGITVILARFVPIVRTFAPVAAGVGHMPWRRYTLYNLIGAILWGFGLTMFGYAIGFIPPVAEFVESYIDLILLAAVGGTALVTLWHYLSERHKAKKAAAAGEGETDAIEAQELTLDAEVFDRAPDLDGDGKH is encoded by the coding sequence ATGCATCACGCCGCCCTCATCCCCTGGCTCGACCCCGCCACCATCATCGGATCGGCCGGCCCGTGGGCGCTGCTCGTGGTGTGCTTCATCGTCTTCGCCGAGACCGGACTCCTCGTCGGCTTCCTGCTCCCCGGCGACACACTGCTGGTGATCTCCGGACTTCTGTCGCACCCGATCGCCGGCTCCGAGCACGGTGTCTTCGGCCTCAACGTCTGGATCGTCGCCCTGCTCATCGGACTCTCCGCGTTCGTCGGCGGTGAAGTCGGCTATCTGATCGGCCACAAGGGCGGCCCGGCGGTCTTCGAGCGCAAGGAGTCGGGTCTCTTCAGCAAGAAGAACGTCGAGCGCACGAACGCCTTCTTCGAGCGCTTCGGCGGCATCACCGTCATCCTCGCCCGCTTCGTGCCGATCGTCCGCACCTTCGCCCCGGTCGCCGCCGGCGTCGGTCACATGCCGTGGCGCCGCTACACGCTGTACAACCTGATCGGCGCGATCCTCTGGGGCTTCGGCCTCACGATGTTCGGCTACGCCATCGGCTTCATCCCCCCGGTGGCCGAGTTCGTCGAGAGCTACATCGACCTGATCCTGCTCGCCGCCGTCGGCGGCACCGCGCTCGTCACGCTCTGGCACTACCTCTCCGAGCGCCACAAGGCGAAGAAGGCCGCCGCGGCCGGTGAGGGCGAGACCGACGCGATCGAGGCGCAGGAGCTCACGCTCGACGCCGAGGTGTTCGACCGCGCCCCCGACCTCGACGGCGACGGCAAGCACTGA
- a CDS encoding CpaF family protein has protein sequence MIPPSIVVAERVRQRLRGEGMDPTLDAEGARAVAVGEVRRFNDVALARGEAMIDDEPGCVRDVLAAVTGFGALQPLLDDPEVEEIWLNGPASIHVARAGVSERIGLQLSESMLRDLVERMLQSTGRRVDIGQPFVDASLPDGSRLHVAIADVVRGSWSVNIRKFLPRYRSLDALVGQGALSPDLAAMLRRAMEDGRSVIVSGATHAGKTTLLGALLDSCSERQRIVTVEETFEIAVEGPDVVSLQGRQASLEGTGEITLRRLVKEALRMRPDRIVVGEVRDAEALDLVLALNTGVPGAATVHANSAVEALDKLTLLPLLAGRNIDRSFIVPALAASIDLVVHCVRDDDGVRRVHEVIAPTGEIDAGQIVTRSVYEHRVAATPGRRGDLRRIGTSR, from the coding sequence GTGATCCCTCCTTCCATCGTTGTCGCCGAGCGCGTGCGGCAGCGACTCCGAGGGGAGGGGATGGATCCGACCCTGGATGCGGAGGGCGCGCGAGCCGTCGCGGTGGGGGAGGTGCGGCGGTTCAATGACGTCGCTCTCGCGCGCGGCGAGGCGATGATCGATGATGAGCCGGGGTGCGTGCGCGATGTGCTGGCGGCGGTGACGGGTTTCGGCGCGCTGCAGCCGTTGCTCGACGACCCGGAGGTCGAGGAGATCTGGCTCAACGGTCCGGCCAGCATCCATGTCGCGCGGGCCGGGGTGTCGGAACGGATCGGTCTGCAGCTGAGCGAGTCGATGCTGCGCGACCTCGTCGAGCGGATGCTGCAGTCGACGGGTCGCCGTGTCGACATCGGTCAGCCCTTCGTCGATGCGTCGCTTCCGGACGGTTCGCGGCTGCACGTGGCGATCGCGGACGTCGTGCGCGGCTCGTGGTCGGTCAACATCCGCAAGTTCCTGCCCCGGTATCGGTCGCTCGATGCGCTGGTGGGCCAGGGAGCGCTCAGTCCTGACCTTGCGGCGATGCTGCGGCGCGCGATGGAGGACGGCCGGAGCGTCATCGTCTCCGGCGCGACGCATGCGGGCAAGACCACGTTGCTCGGAGCACTGCTCGACTCGTGTTCCGAGCGTCAGCGCATCGTGACGGTCGAGGAGACCTTCGAGATCGCCGTCGAGGGTCCAGACGTCGTCTCCCTGCAGGGACGACAGGCGAGTCTCGAGGGTACCGGCGAGATCACGCTGCGGCGACTCGTCAAGGAGGCGCTCAGGATGCGTCCGGACCGGATCGTCGTGGGGGAGGTGCGCGACGCAGAGGCACTCGACCTCGTCCTGGCACTGAACACCGGAGTACCCGGGGCGGCGACCGTGCATGCCAACTCCGCAGTGGAGGCGCTCGACAAGCTCACGCTGCTCCCGCTGCTCGCCGGACGCAACATCGATCGCTCCTTCATCGTGCCTGCTCTCGCGGCTTCCATCGACCTGGTGGTGCACTGCGTCCGCGACGACGACGGCGTGCGGCGGGTCCACGAGGTCATCGCGCCGACAGGCGAGATCGATGCCGGGCAGATCGTGACCCGATCCGTGTACGAGCACAGGGTGGCGGCGACCCCCGGTCGGCGCGGCGACCTCCGGCGGATCGGGACGTCGCGATGA
- a CDS encoding type II secretion system F family protein, which produces MTALLGATLAAGLLLCAAPWLWPPRAEGEATRRAGLLSRMLAEAGLAAVRPRVLVVVMAALALAAASVVWLASAIPALAVLAAMAAAASPIVFLRSRRVRLRRLRRQLWPDICDLLIASIRVGLSLPDAVAGLSESAPSMMRPAFAVFAQDLRVTGRFEASLDRLKRSLADPIADRIIETLRMARQVGGTELSGVLRALSVSVRADAALRGEVEARQSWIRGAAVLGSIAPWAILGLLVLRPEGAVAYGTPEGVLVICAGAGVSLVAYRIMIRIGRLPEPGRWFG; this is translated from the coding sequence ATGACCGCTCTGCTGGGTGCGACGTTGGCTGCGGGGCTGCTCTTGTGCGCAGCGCCGTGGCTGTGGCCGCCGCGAGCCGAGGGGGAGGCCACCCGGCGAGCAGGGCTCCTCTCACGGATGCTGGCCGAGGCGGGACTCGCGGCTGTACGGCCGCGCGTGCTGGTCGTGGTCATGGCTGCGCTCGCGCTCGCCGCGGCATCCGTCGTCTGGCTCGCCTCCGCGATACCGGCGCTGGCCGTTCTGGCGGCCATGGCGGCGGCCGCTTCGCCCATCGTGTTTCTCCGCTCGCGGCGCGTACGTCTGCGCCGGCTGCGTCGGCAGCTCTGGCCCGACATCTGCGATCTGCTGATCGCGTCGATCCGGGTCGGACTCTCCCTTCCGGATGCGGTCGCCGGTCTCTCTGAATCCGCGCCGTCGATGATGCGGCCGGCGTTCGCGGTTTTCGCCCAGGACCTGCGTGTGACGGGCCGCTTCGAAGCGAGCCTCGACCGGCTCAAGCGCTCGCTCGCCGATCCCATAGCCGACCGCATCATCGAGACCCTGCGCATGGCTCGCCAGGTCGGCGGCACCGAACTCAGCGGAGTCCTGCGAGCGCTGTCGGTCTCGGTACGCGCGGATGCCGCGTTGCGTGGTGAGGTGGAAGCCAGACAGTCGTGGATTCGCGGGGCGGCCGTGCTCGGGTCGATCGCACCGTGGGCGATCCTCGGGCTGCTCGTGCTCCGTCCGGAGGGGGCGGTGGCGTACGGGACACCGGAGGGCGTGTTGGTGATCTGCGCGGGGGCCGGGGTCTCCCTGGTCGCCTATCGGATCATGATCCGCATCGGGCGGCTGCCCGAGCCCGGGCGGTGGTTCGGATGA
- a CDS encoding type II secretion system F family protein: MNSASAVAFAVLTGGTMGGGLILLLAALPRWSAVPLARRIAPYLRDVVAEEDLPAGARPRQGILPAGDHRLWTRAQGLFGRALGGSDALRLRLAQSGSAIEQSAFRGRQLGWVLAGIAAGALVLIAAAVWGRMSPPIALAPALLGAAAGVGYDMLLTALVRSRRRRLTDELPTTLEFLALCLSAGEGFLDSLRRVAAVGSGEMTSEFRRVVLAAGTGSSLADALAEMSRRLELPGLTRAIDQVIAALEHGAPLASVLHAQAGDAREDAKRVLIEQAGRKEILMLLPLVFLILPLSVLFAIYPGLFILRLGIG; this comes from the coding sequence ATGAACTCTGCCTCCGCAGTCGCCTTCGCGGTGCTCACCGGGGGGACGATGGGCGGCGGGCTGATCTTGTTGCTCGCTGCGCTTCCTCGATGGTCGGCCGTTCCGCTGGCACGCAGGATCGCCCCGTATCTGCGCGACGTCGTGGCGGAGGAGGATCTGCCTGCGGGCGCGCGCCCACGCCAGGGGATTCTGCCGGCGGGTGATCATCGGCTGTGGACGAGAGCTCAAGGGCTGTTCGGGCGAGCTCTCGGCGGAAGCGACGCTCTACGTCTCCGACTCGCCCAGTCCGGGTCGGCCATCGAGCAGAGCGCGTTCCGCGGTCGCCAGCTCGGATGGGTGCTCGCCGGGATCGCGGCGGGCGCCCTCGTCCTGATCGCAGCTGCCGTCTGGGGCCGCATGAGTCCACCGATCGCTCTCGCGCCGGCTCTCCTGGGCGCGGCCGCCGGCGTCGGGTACGACATGCTGCTCACCGCACTTGTGCGGTCTCGACGTCGACGACTCACCGACGAGCTTCCGACCACCCTCGAGTTCCTCGCCCTGTGCTTGTCTGCGGGGGAGGGATTCCTCGATTCGCTCCGACGTGTCGCTGCTGTCGGATCCGGCGAGATGACCTCCGAGTTCCGCCGAGTCGTTCTCGCGGCGGGTACCGGCTCGTCGCTCGCCGATGCGCTCGCCGAGATGTCCCGCCGCCTCGAGCTCCCTGGACTCACCCGAGCCATCGACCAGGTGATCGCGGCGCTGGAGCACGGAGCGCCGCTCGCCTCGGTCCTTCACGCCCAGGCAGGCGACGCCCGAGAAGACGCGAAGCGCGTCCTGATCGAGCAGGCTGGCCGGAAGGAGATCCTGATGCTCCTCCCGCTCGTGTTCCTGATCCTGCCGCTGTCCGTGCTCTTCGCGATCTACCCCGGGCTCTTCATTCTTCGACTCGGCATCGGCTGA
- a CDS encoding TadE/TadG family type IV pilus assembly protein — protein MAVIPRRGISDDRGSSPVEFVMVGTLLTLLTLGVLQLALAVYVRNVVHDAAVEGAYHAALADTELAEGAVVTRRSITRAVGEAYAQDVVVGRATTLGRPMIEVRVRTTLPVIGLLGIPFALEVEAHAPEESFDDG, from the coding sequence ATGGCCGTCATCCCACGTCGCGGCATCTCGGATGACCGAGGATCGAGCCCCGTCGAGTTCGTCATGGTCGGCACTCTGCTGACGCTCTTGACCCTGGGCGTCCTGCAGCTCGCGCTCGCCGTGTATGTGCGTAACGTCGTGCATGACGCCGCTGTAGAGGGGGCGTACCACGCGGCGCTCGCAGACACCGAGCTCGCCGAGGGGGCCGTCGTCACGCGACGGAGCATCACGCGCGCGGTGGGCGAGGCGTACGCGCAGGATGTGGTCGTCGGACGCGCGACGACGCTCGGACGACCGATGATCGAGGTGCGCGTGCGCACGACGCTGCCGGTCATCGGACTCCTCGGCATCCCCTTCGCGCTCGAGGTCGAGGCGCATGCGCCGGAGGAGTCCTTCGATGACGGATGA
- a CDS encoding TadE family protein, with the protein MTDDDGSAALEFITVGVILLVPLVYLIIALGTIQEQTLGVDAAARHVARALATAPDAKVAAAQGDRVLADIAEQYGLDADVTEVSMSCAPVGVECPSAGAVVTITVTTRVTLPLIPALFGGDDAASVGVEGTAVQKISRLWGTG; encoded by the coding sequence ATGACGGATGACGACGGCTCGGCTGCCCTCGAATTCATCACGGTCGGGGTCATCCTGCTCGTGCCGCTCGTGTACCTCATCATCGCGCTCGGAACGATCCAGGAGCAGACCCTCGGCGTCGACGCTGCTGCCCGTCACGTCGCACGGGCGCTGGCCACGGCGCCGGACGCGAAGGTGGCCGCAGCCCAGGGTGATCGAGTGCTCGCGGACATCGCCGAGCAGTACGGCCTCGACGCCGACGTGACCGAGGTGTCGATGTCGTGCGCGCCCGTCGGGGTCGAATGCCCCTCAGCAGGTGCGGTGGTCACCATCACGGTCACCACCAGGGTCACGCTGCCGCTGATCCCGGCCCTGTTCGGAGGGGACGACGCCGCATCGGTCGGGGTCGAGGGGACCGCCGTCCAGAAGATCTCGCGCCTGTGGGGCACAGGATGA
- a CDS encoding NUDIX hydrolase produces the protein MTSLGADVRRLVVGAAVTTERERAARADFSTFFADDLGPVSRDDGPHHATASALVFDRSLTRTLLVFHGKGRFWVQPGGHLEPGDASIADAALRELREETGVVVPALTEPLVYDLDHHALSSSFGRCASHLDIGMAVVADEDAALVVSAESEDVRWWPIDALPAQVPTGFEGRVRRLRDRLTV, from the coding sequence GTGACCTCGCTCGGCGCGGACGTGCGCCGACTCGTCGTCGGCGCCGCCGTGACCACCGAGCGTGAGCGCGCGGCCCGTGCTGACTTCTCGACTTTCTTCGCCGACGATCTCGGCCCGGTCTCCCGCGACGACGGCCCGCACCATGCGACGGCGTCGGCGCTCGTGTTCGACCGGTCGCTCACCCGCACGCTCCTCGTCTTCCACGGCAAGGGGCGGTTCTGGGTGCAACCAGGTGGGCATCTCGAGCCCGGCGATGCGTCGATCGCGGATGCGGCTCTGCGCGAGCTGCGGGAGGAGACCGGCGTGGTGGTGCCTGCTCTCACCGAACCGCTCGTGTACGACCTCGATCATCATGCGCTGTCTTCGTCCTTCGGTCGCTGCGCCTCACACCTCGACATCGGAATGGCGGTCGTGGCCGACGAGGATGCCGCACTCGTGGTGAGTGCGGAGTCGGAGGATGTGCGATGGTGGCCCATCGACGCCCTCCCGGCGCAGGTGCCCACGGGGTTCGAGGGGCGGGTCCGGCGGCTGCGGGATCGCCTTACGGTCTGA